The uncultured Mailhella sp. genome segment AAAACCTTCTCTGCCTTTTCATTCCCCGCGTCCTTGCCCTCCGTCCCCCGCACATCTGGAAATATTTTCCTTTAACACGACTGTCCTGCGCAGGCCGGACAGGAGTCGGCCACCGCAGGTGGGAGCGACATGCGAGAGCTTCGGCATCCGCCACGTCCCGTTTGCGCAAGACACGCCGGGCGGCCTTCGGGACTTGCACGACGGGCATTGCGTTTAACGCCGGAAGTGAATTCCGGCTACTTTGCCCGTCGGCCGGGCTCCTGACGTCGCCGGGGCCCCAGTGCGTTGAAAAAACGCCTTCTGGAATACACTCCCCCCTTCGCCCTCTGCTTCGGGCATAATCTTCCCGTTCACCCTGTCCTGCCGAACCGGCGAAGCCGGGAGGCAGAATCAGGGGGGTGCGGGGGGAATTATTTCCCCCGCATGCCTTTTCTGCCTTTCCGAGCGAAAAAAACGCGGACCGGGGCGAGCCGATCCGCGCTGGTTGCCGGATGTAGGGGGGGGGGAGAATCAGCGTCGGACGCTGACGAGGTAGAGTCTGCCTACGGCGATGAGGAGCAGGACGGTATCGGGGCCCCAGGCGGCCATGAAGGGGGGGAGGGCTCCGCGCTGGCCCAGGGATTCGCCGAACATGGTGAGGGCGTACATGATGAAGGTACCCGCCATGCTGATGGCCACGGCGATGTAGATATTGGGAAAGCGGGAAACGATGGCAGCGCCGAGCACGGCCATGACCACGAGGGAGACGGCGTAGGCGATTTTTCCGTGCCACACGGTGCGCAGTCCGTCCACGTTGGAGCCTGCCGCGCCGAGCTGGTTGATGGCGTCGCCGAGCTGCCAGAGCGGGAGCTGCTGCAGGTTGTTGGATTCCGTGGAGAAGAAGAGTTCCGGATCCTGATGCAGGGGCAGTTCCAGTCGGGGAAGGCTTTCTCTCTGATAGGTATCGGGATAGAGGCGCACGGCGTCGGCGGCCACCCATCCGTTTTCGCTGCCCTTCACGCGGGGGGCGCGCACGATGACGTCCACGTCGGAACCGCCGTCCCGGACGTGGAAGGCGGAAAAGCCGGAACCTTCGCCGTCGGCTCTGAGCGTTTTCACGGACACGGTCCAGCCGCTTTCCATGAACCACACGTCGTCGAGGGTACGGTCGTCGAGGTTCTTCTTGCGCACCTCTTCCTGCCATATCTGCTGGGAATAGCGTTCGCCCTGCACGGCGAGCAGCTGAGAGCAGCAGAACTGCACGACGCCCCAGAACACGCCGCACATGACCAGAATGACGGCCACTGTGGCAAAGGAAATGCCGCCGGCGTGGAGGGCCGTGAGTTCACGGCTGCCGCCCATGAGGCAGAGGGTGACCACGGTGGCCAGCAGGAACACGGCGGGCAGGATCTGCGCGATGATGGAAGGCAGGCGCACGCCGAAGTACTGGAGCACCAGACCTATGCCGGAGCCCGCTTCAATGAAGATGTCCACGCGTTCCACGATGTCGGTGAGCAGGTAGATGCCCACGCCGAGGCCCATGATGAGCAGCAGCAGGCGGGCGTGCCGCAGGAAGATGTATCGGAAAAGCAGGCTCATTGCTCGGCCTCCTTCTTCTTTTTGCGGCTCTTGCGGGAATTCCAGTATTCGGTGATGCGCGGCATGCGCTCCTGTGCGGCGAGCCGCAGGCCGTAGAGGCCCATCAGCAGAAAGACCGCGTTGGGAACCCACAGGCCGATGGCCGGATCAAGATCGCCGCTTTCGCCGAGACTGATGCCCAGCATGAGCAGGCTGTAATACACGAGGAACAGAAGCAGCGCCATGAGCACGCCGGTCTGCTGCTTGAGGCCCTGAAACGACGTGGCAATGGGTATGACGAAGATGCACAGCACCACGCAGGCGATGGGAAACACGTGACGCTTGTGCCGTTCCACCACTATTTTGCGGGCCATGCGCGGATCGGTCTTCTGGAGCTCGCGTTCGTTCTGGGTGTCGTAGAGGCGGGCCCAGGTGTATTCCTTGGGCTTGACCGGGCCCATGTCCACGCCCTGGAACAGAGAGTCGAAGCTCAGGCGCACGGCGTATTCCTGAAAGCCCATGACCGAGAGCGCATTATCCTTTTCGGTGTAGCTGCGGCCGTTCTTGAGCAGAAAGATGAGTTCGCCGTTTTCGTAGTCGGCGTCGAGGCTGCCGTCGGGAGCAAGAATGGTCATGGTGGTGTCGGCGGCGCGCCGGTCTTCGACCATCACGCCGGCCATGGTGCCGGTGACGGGATCCACCTTGCGCGCAAACATGACCATGTTGGGCACGTCCTTGTTGAATACGCCGGGCTGCACCACCACGCGGGCGCTGCTGCTCGCGATGTCCAGCACTTCGGAACGAAAATGTCCCATGCCCCAGGCCTGCCAGTACACGGAAATCCAGAAGCCGAGCAGCGCGCAGAGCACGGAAAAGAGGAGCGGCGCGGGCAGCATCTGATACAGGCTCACGCCGCCCGCCTTGAGGGCGACGAGTTCCCTGTCTGTGCTCATGCGCAAAAAGGTGAGGAAGACCGCCAGCATGCAGGCGATGGGGCAGATGATGAGCAGAAAGAACGGGCTCAGATATCCGAACAGGCGCAGGGTATCCCAGATGCTCAGCTCAAGACCGAGGAGCATGTCGCGCAGCTGGAGCGCGCGGCCCATGAGGATGAACAGCAGGAGCACGGCCATGGACAGAAAAAACGTCTTGGCGTGCTCCAGGAACAGGCGTCGCTGGAGAAGATTCATGCGACGCCCTCGTCGGACTTGAGCGAAAGCAGTCTTTCCAGCGCCTCCTGATCGAGGGGCGAAAGATTGAAGCGCGCGCCGGCGCTGTCCAGAAGCTCGGCGGCGTCCGCGCCGGGGCAGTCGCGTCTGCGTTCCAGAATATAGGCAAGGGCGCGGCGTATCAGTTCTTCGTGCTGCATAACGGTGGCCATAGGCGTCTCCCCATGCGTCAGTCTTCGGCCGCGGCGGGACGCCGCAGCGGAACCAACCCATGATAACCCTTTTCGGAAAAATGATGAAGCGGGAAAAGCCCCTCTTCCCCGGCGGAAAAAACTCCGCGCTGAAGGACATCCGGGAAGCGGACCTGCACATGCCGGAAGCCTCGCACTGCGGGAGTCCGGGCCCGGGGCGCGCACGGCCCGCGCCGGAACATTGCCGCCCGCGTTCCGCCCGCGTCGTCGGCGTCCGACGCTTCCCGAAACGCGGATGAGGCCTCGCCGCAGAACGAGCCTGACGCCCGAACGCCGGATGCCGCACGCCGGGCATTTGCGCCGCGCGAAAGCGCCTTCCGCCGCCCGGGCATCCCACGCGGGAGACGCTCAAAGCAGCGCAGAGAGCGGAGCGCCAAGGCTGTCTCAGTGCCGCCCGCTCACGCCTTCCGCCGGAACATTGCCGCCGGACTCTCCTGCGGGCAGGATGCTCCCGCCGAAGGGCGATCAGGCAGGCCCTCGACGACGACACGCCGGGCGTCCGAGGAGGGGGATCCTTCCGCCCGCGTCTGCCGACAACGGGCAAGGCAGACAAGACTGCGCGGGGCATCGACGTTTTGCAGGACCGACGCCCGGGCGCAGCATCGTCCGCGGCCGAGGAGATGCGTCCCTCATGCCGCGGAGAGTCGGCCCCGCCTCCGGGAACAGGCCCGGGAGGCGGGGCATCCGAGTGCCGAAATCAGTCCAGCACCACCATCTCGTTGGGCTCGATCACCAGCGGACGGCAGGTCGGAGCAAATTCCTTCAGCGATTCCACGAACAGATCGGCGTTCTGCGCCAGCACCGGGAAGGTGCGGTAGTGCATGGGCATGGCCACGGGCGCGCCGAGCAGGCCCGCCGCCTTGGCGGCCAGCTTGCCGTCCATGGTGAACACGCCGCCGATGGGCAGCAGCGCAAGATCAAGATTGAAGCGGTCGGCAATGAGCGTCATGTCGCCGAACAGGCCGGTGTCGCCGGCGTGGTACACGGTGTGTCCGCCCGGCATTTCCACCACATATCCCACAGGAGAGCCCATGGCCGCGGAATGGAACGCCTGCGTCATGGTGAGCCTGGTTCCCTTGAATTCCAGCGTGCCGTCCACGTTGCCGCCCATGCCGTAGTTGATGATCTGACCTTCCGGCACGCCGCGTTCGCGGAAGTAGCCCACAAGGTCGGCGATGCAGTACAGCATGGCTCCGGTGGTGCGCACGATTTCCACGGTCTGCCCCATGTGATCGCCGTGATCGTGCGTCAGGGCCACAATGTCGGGACGGGGGATTTCGCGCCAGTCGGGCGCAAAGCGATTGCCTTCAAAAAACGGATCGAAAAGAACGGACACGCCGTTTTCACTGAGCATGACGTTGGAATGGCCATACCAGGTAATATGCAGCTGAGACATGATTCCTCCACGGGTAAGGGGGAAAGGGAAGAAGCAACTTCCCGAGGACTCCTCCGCAAAAACGAAGGGGACGGAAACGGTTTTTTCCTTTTAATATCACCTCGGCTCACGGTCAAGCCGTAAGCGGCCCCCGAGCCTTGACAAAAATCCCGACGCCGGGCAACTCTCGAAGGGCTTCGCAGCGCACGGAGTTCATCTCCGGGCCGCGCCGCTTCCGAGCGGCCCTGCCGCGACGCAAGGAGTTCGCCATGCGCCCAGTTCTTCCCCTGCTTCTCACGCTTCTGCTCTGCCTTCCCCTTTCCGCCCGCGCCTTCGACGACGGTGTGGATTCCCTCAAGTTTTCCGCGCCCGACGGCTTCACCGAACTCACCGATCGCGAGTCCGACCTTTTTCTCGACACCGAAAAAAACGCCGTGCGTCACGGTCGGCTCGTGAAGATGTATCTGCCGCAGTACATGGCGCATCAGTACCGCTACGGCAGCCGCGACGCCGTCACGAGGCAGGTGCTCATCTGCGCCATGGAAGGCCAGAACCGCCCCCTGGATCAGAAGGACGCCGAACTGCTGGCCCGCTCCACGGAAGGACTTTTCATCGGCTTTTCGCGCATACCGCGCAGCCGCACCGACACCCCGGCGCAGGAGCTGGAAAACCGTCAGAAGGCCCTCGAACGCGCGCTCTCCACGGGCACGCCCCTGCTGGTGGATTCCGTGCGCACGTCGAGCGCGTTTCTGTACACCAGTCTCATCCACTTTAATATGATGGAACGCGGCCCCAAAAGCTGGCTTTCCACGGCCGTGGCCACCGCCGTGGTTCCCGTGAAGGACACCGTGCTCTTCGTCACCGTCAGCTCCATTCTCGGCAACGACGCCCCCGAACCCCACCTCGACTGGGTGAAGGAAACCGCCACCTCCTTCGCCGACATGATCGTGCGCGGCAACAAGCCAGAAAAAAAATAATCCCGCGCGGACAGCGAATCGTTCCGACGGCGACGTTTTCGACGACGGCGGCCCGGCAGACGCCTCTTCCGCGAGCAGACGAATTTTCTCCCCGCAGAGGCCCCGCTCTCACGCAAAGGAACCTCCCGCCCGGCAAACGCGCCTTCTCCCCGCAAGCAGTCCCCCGCCCGCAGAGGCCGCGCGACGCCCGCCTCACGCTGCCGCCTCTTCCGCGCAACGCCTTTCCCGCCGCAGCTCCCTCTGCCGCCAAAAAATCCCCCGCGGGCAGACACTCCCCGCAACGCGCCCTGCCGACGTCTCTCCCGTCCCCGTTCCCCCGCCGCCGACACTGTCCCGCGCACGCCGCCCGGAAAACACTTGCCTTGCAGGGAAAAATAGGATAGACACCACAAGTTACACATAATGCACACATCGGCAGCGGCCAGGGTTCCCGGAGACGAAGGGCGTCAACGGGTGAAGGGCCAGGGGTCGATGTGGAAGACAAACCCTTTTTTCTCAAGGAGAATTACCATGGCTTACGTCAGCATGAAACAGATGCTGGAAACCGGCGTGCATTTCGGTCATCAGACCCGTCGCTGGAACCCCAAGATGCGCCCCTTCATCTTCGGCGCCCGCAACGGCATCCATATCATCGACCTCCAGCAGACTGTGAAGCTGTTCCGCACCGCCCATGACAAGATCGTGGAAACCGTGGCCAACGGCGGCAAGGTGCTCTTCATCGGCACCAAGCGCCAGGCTCAGGAAGCCGTGGCCGCCGAAGCCTCCCGCGCCGGTCAGCCCTACGTGACCAACCGCTGGATGGGCGGCACCCTCACCAACTTCGTGACCATTCAGAAGAGCATCGAACGTCTGAAGAAGCTCGAAGCCATGTTCGCCGACGGTTCCGTGAACCGCTATCAGAAGAAGGAAATCCTCAGCTTCCAGCGCGAGCTCGACAAGCTGAATCTGACCCTCGGCGGCATCAAGGACATGGACAGCCTTCCCCAGCTCGTGTTCATCATCGACCCGCATCGTGAAGAGATCGCCGTGAAGGAATGCCGCAAGCTCGGCATCCCGATCGTGGCCGTCACCGACACCAACTGCGATCCCGACGTCATCGACTACATCATTCCCGGCAACGACGACGCCATCCGCGCCATCAAGCTGTTCGTGAACGCCATGGCCGAAGCCTGCCTCGAAGGCGCCGCCCAGAGCAAGGAAGTGGCCGATCCCGAAGCTGCCATGCAGAAGGCCGCCGAAACGGCCGAAGCCGCTGAATAACCCCTTTTATTTGCAAGGAGCATAACAATGGCTATTACCGCTGCCATGGTGAAGGAGCTGCGCGACAAGACCGGCGCCGGCATGATGGATTGCAAGAAGGCTCTCACCGAATGTGAAGCCGACGTGGAAAAGGCGCTCGACTGGCTGCGTCAGAAGGGCCTGTCCAAGGCCGCCAAGCGCGCCGACCGCGCCACCTCCGAAGGCGTGATCGCCTCCGCCACCAGCGCCGACGGCAAGGTTTCCGCCATCGTTGAAGTGATGACCGAAACCGACTTCGTGGCCCGCGGCGAAAAGTTCCAGGACTTCGCCAAGCACGTGGCCCAGGAAGTGGCCGCGAACAACCCCGAAAACCTCGACGCCTTCCAGGACAGCATGAACGAGCTGGCCGCCTCCACCGGCGAAAAGACCGTGCTCGGCCGCTTCGTGCGCATGAGCATTGAAGGCGAAGGCGTCATCGGCACCTACGTGCACTCCAACGGCAAGCTCGCCGTACTCGTCGAAGTGGACACCGACAAGCCCGCCGACGCCGCCGTGGCCGACTTCGCCAAGAACGTGGCCATGCAGATTGCCGCTTCCAACCCCCTCGCCCTCGACGCCGACAGCCTCGATCCCGCGCTGCTCGAACGCGAACGCGAAGTGTATCGTCAGAAGGCCCTTGCCGAAGGCAAGCCCGAGAAGATCATCGACAAGATCGCCGAAGGCGCCGTGAAGAAGTACTGCAAGGAAGTCTGCCTGCTCGATCAGCCCTACATCCGCGACGACAAGATGAGCGTGCAGGACCTTCTGAAGGCCACCGCCAAGGCCGCCGGCTGCTCCATCTCGATCAGCAAGTTCGTCCGCATCCAGCTCGGCGCGTAATCGGGCCCGTGTTCGCGACTTTTATGGAAAAGTCGCGCTGCCGAGCTTGAATCCGACAAGAGTTCAGGATACAAGGGGAGAGAACATTCTCTCCCCTTTTTTATGCCCTTTTTACGGATCGCCTCATGGAAGCTCCCGTACGACTTACCGCCCTCATCATTACCCTGAACGGCGAACGCCTGCTGGGAAAGTGTCTCGAATCCCTTTCCTTCTGCGACCGCGTGCTCATTGTGGATTCCTTCAGCTCCGACAAGACGGAAGACATCGCCCGCTCTCACGGGGCCATCTTCATCCAGAACAAGTGGCCGGGCAACGCCAAACAGATACGCTACGGCATCGACTGGCTCGCCGCCAACGCTCCCACCGAATGGGTGCTCATGCTCGACTGCGACGAAATCATCTCGCCGGAGCTGAAAAAAAGCATTCTTGCCGCGCTGGAGAATCCGGGCGACAAGAGCGCCTTTTCCATGCCCCGCCGCACCTGGTACTTCGACAGATTCCTGAAACACGGCGGCTGCTATCCCGACAGGCTGTTCCGCCTGTTCCGGCCGGACGCCATCCGCATTGAGAACAGCGGCGCGCATCAGAAGTTCGTGCCCGCCGGCCCCTGGGGCGATCTCGACGGCGACATGCTGCACTACACCTATTGCAGCTTCCAAAATCAGCTCGACAAGCTCAACGACTACGCCGAACGCGGCGCGCGCGATCTCGAAGCGCAGGGCCGCAAAGGCGGCGTGCTCGTCGGCCTCGGCCACGGCCTGTGGCGCTTTGTCGACATGTATCTGCGCAAGCTCGGCGTGCTCGACGGCCGGGCGGGCTTTCTCATGGCCGCGCACACGGCGTTCTACACGTTTCTCAAATATGTCCGCATCCACGAGGGAGGCTGGGGCGCGCCCTACGATCACGGCCTGCCCAAGGCGGACGATTCCCGACACCCTGATTCCACAAGAGGATGACAATGAGCGAACTCAAATACCGGCGCGTGCTGCTCAAGCTGAGCGGCGAAGCTCTGGCCGGTGAAAAAGGCAGCGGCATAGATCCCGACACCGTACACAGCATCTGCAAGGAGATCGCCGACGTCGCCAAGCTGGGCGTGCAGCTCGCGCTTGTCATCGGCGGCGGCAACATCTTCCGGGGACTGTCCACCTCGGCCAAGGGCATGGATCGCTCCAACGCCGACTACATCGGCATGCTGGCCACCGTCATGAACGCGGTGGCGGTGCAGGACGCCCTCGAAAAAATGGACTGCCCCACGCGCGTGCTTTCGGCCATCGACATCCGCGAGCTTTGCGAACCCTACATTCATCGTCGCGCCATTCGCCACATGGAAAAGGGCCGCATCATCATCTGCGCGGCGGGCACGGGCAATCCCTATTTCACCACCGACACGGCGGCGGCCCTGCGCGGCACGGAACTCAAGTGCGACGCCATCATCAAGGCCACCAAGGTGGACGGCGTGTACGACAAGGACCCCATGAAATACAGCGACGCGGTACGCTTCGATCAGCTCTCCTACGATGAGACGCTGCGCCGCCACCTCAAGGTCATGGACGCCACGGCCATTACGCTGGCGCAGGAAAACAGCGTGCCCGTCATTGTGTGCAGCATGTTCGGCGGGCACATCAAACGCGTTGTCTGCGGCGAAGCGGCAGGCACCATTGTAAAGGGAGAATAATATGGATATCGAGACCTTGCAGCTCGACGCCGAAGAACGCATGGAAAAGGCCCTCGTCGCGCTCGACCGCGACTTCGGCAAACTGCGCACCGGCCGTGCCACCACGAGCCTTGTGGACAACATCAAGGTTGACTACTACGGCACGCTCACGCCCATTCAGCAGCTCGCCTCGGTGGCCGTGCCCGACAGCCGCACCGTCACCATTCAGCCCTGGGACCGCAATGCCTTCTCCCCGGTGGAAAAGGCCATTCTGAAGTCCGACCTCGGCCTCACCCCCATGAACGACGGCCGCATCATCCGCATCACGGTGCCGCCGCTCACGGAAGAGCGTCGCCGCGAACTCACCAAGGTGAGCAAGAAGTACACCGAAGACGCCAAAGTGGCGCTGCGCAACATCCGCCGCGACGTCAACGACGCCCTCAAGAAGCTCGAAAAGGATAAGGAAATCTCCGCCGACGAGCTCAAGAAGGCCATGGACGACGTGCAGAAGCTCACCGACGCCTTCGTGAAGAAGGCCGACGCCAAGGCTCAGGCCAAGGAAAAGGAAATCATGGAAATCTGACCCGTCAAAGTCCGCCGACGCCTCGAAGACAGGGGGCGTCGCGCGGACTTCGTCGGGCGGAAATCCTGTGCGGAAGAGCCGGGCGGCATGGTCCGGCCCGGCTTTTCGACATCATGGATGGCGCATGGAAGATCAACTGCCGCAGCACATTGCGGTCATCATGGACGGAAACGGCCGCTGGGCGAAGGAACGCGGTCTGCCCCGCTCGCAGGGACACCTCGCCGGCGTGGACGCCGTGCGCACCCTCGTGCGCGAATGTCGGAACAGGGGCATAGGCTACGTGACCGTGTACGCCTTTTCCAAGGAAAACTGGCGGCGGCCCGAAAAGGAAGTCAGCTTTCTCTTCGAGCTGTTTCTGCGCTTCATACGCGAAGAGATGCCCGAACTCATGGCGCAGGACATCCGCCTCGACTTCATAGGCGACAAAAGGGATCTGCCCTTTGCCGTGCGTCAGGCTCTCGACTACGCGCTCAGAAAAACCGCGTCCAACCGAGGCATGGTGTTCACGCTGGCCATCAGCTATTCCGGCCGGGAAGAAATTCTTCAGGCCGCGCGCCGCGCCATCGCCGACGGGCTGCGCCCCGAAGAGCTCGACGAAGCAACGTTCCGCTCCTACCTCTACGCGCCGAACACGCCCGATCCGGATCTCGTCATACGCACCAGCGGGGAAGAGCGTCTCAGCAATTTCCTGCTCTTCCAGAGCGCCTATGCCGAATTCTACTTCAGCCCCGTGCTCTGGCCGGACTTCGGTCCGGAAGAACTCAACAAGGCCCTCGGCAGCTACGCCGGACGCACCCGCCGCTTCGGCAGAACCAGCGAGCAGCTCCACTCGGCTACAGAAGGAAAATGCTATGAATGACAAGTTTCGCGCCGCGGGACTCGGCCTGCGGCTCATCACCGCCGCCGTGCTCGCCGTCGTGCTCATTGCGGCATGGGTCATGGGCGGATGGTACGTTTCCGGCCTGGTCGCGCTGCTCTCCCTCGTGGGTCTGGGCGAATTTCTCTTCCTGTTCCAGCCCTCCGGCGGATGGGGCATGAAAATCCTCGGCCTCGCGCTCGGCCTCGTCTTTCTCGCCGCAAGCGCCTTCTCTCTGCCCTCCGAGCCCGCGCTCGCCGTGTGCGCCATGCTCGCCGCCATCTACGCCCTCGTCGCATGGAGCCGCGAAAAATCGCTGGATCCGCTGCGCCGCGCCGCCGTCATGATCTGCGGCGTGTTCTACATTCCTCTGCTGCTCGCCCCGGCCATGCACTTCACCCGCTGGGAACAGCTCTTCGTCGTGCTGCTGCCCGCCGCTTCCGACATGGCCGCCTACTTTGCCGGCGTGAGCTTCGGCAAACATCCCATCTGGCCCGGCGTCAGCCCCAAGAAGAGCATGGAAGGCTCCATTGCCGGACTTCTGGCCTCCATCGTCGTGGCCTGCGGCATGGGCCTCTCCCTCGGCAGCGCCCCCCTCTGGGCCTTTGCCGCCCTCGGCGCGGGCATGGGCGTCATGGCGCAGCTTGGCGACTTCTTTGAATCCGCCCTGAAGCGCGCCGTCAACGTCAAGGATTCCAGCCACCTGCTGCCCGGTCACGGCGGCGTGCTCGACAGGCTCGACAGCATTTCCTTCTGCGTGGGAACCTACGCCGCCGCCTCGGCCCTGTATCCGTTCTTCGCCCAGGCCGCCCAGTAGTCGGCAGACGACAACTCTTTCCGGCGTTTTCCGGCCCGTTCGGAAAACGCCTGCCCTTTTTTCGGCAGCGCCTTTGCGCCGACCTTTCCAACAAGCGCTCTTTCATGAAGTACATCAGCAAGATTCCCGGCGAACTCGACGCCCTGCCCTTTCCCCGCCGCGTGGCCCTCATGGGCTGCACCGGTTCCATAGGCACCAGCACCCTGCGCGTGCTGGACGCCTGGCGCGACTCCGGCCGTTTCGAGGTGCGCGCGCTTGCCGCAGGAAGAAACATCGCCCTGCTCGCGAAGCAGGCGGAAGCCTGGCGTCCCCCCTGCCTCGCCGTGCTGGAAAAGGACGGCCCCCACGGCGTGGACGCCCTCGCCGCCCTGCTTCCTTCCTCCTACCGGCCCGAAATAGTCTGGGGTCAGGAAGGCTACGCCGCCCTCGCCGCCCTCGACGACGTGGACATGGTGCTCTCCGCCCAGGTGGGCGCGGCAGGCCTGCGCGCCACCGTGGCCGCCGCCGCGGCAGGCAAGACCATCTGCCTCGCCAACAAGGAATCGCTGGTGCTCGCGGGCGATCTCATCCGCAACATCTGCCGCCGCACCGGCGCGGTCATCCTTCCCGTGGATTCCGAACACTTCGCCCTGTTCGAGGGCATGGTCGGCCGCGGCGAAAACGACATCGCCCGCCTTGTGCTCACGGCTTCGGGCGGCCCCTTCCGCACCAAAGACGCCGCATTTCTCAAAAACGTCCGCCCCGAAGACGCCCTCAAACATCCCAACTGGTCCATGGGCGCAAAAATCACCATTGATTCCGCCACCCTCATGAACAAGGGGCTGGAAATCATCGAGGCCTGCCACCTCTACCACATGCCCGCGCGCGACGTCGTGGTGGTGGTGCATCCGCAGTCCATCGTGCATTCGCTCGTGGAACTCGCCGACGGAGCCCTCATGGGACATTTCGCCGTGCCGGACATGCGCGTGCCTATTGCCGACTGCCTTTCCTGGCCTTATCTTCCTGACGGAAGAGTTACGGGCATCCGGCCTCTCGATCTCGCCAAAATCGGCACCCTCACCTTCGAGGAGCCGCGTCTCGATCTCTTCCCCTGCCTCGATCTGGCGCGCCGCGCCCTGGCCCAGGGCCACACCGTGGAGCTCAACGCCGCCAACGAAGTGGCCGTGGCGCGCTTCCTTGCCGGAGACATCGGCTTCACCGACATTCCGGCTCTGGTGCGCGACATGCTCGACGACGCCTCCGACAGGCAGAACTTCGACCTCGACGACGGCCCCCTTGCTCCGCAGGCGGCCCGCGCCGTGGAGGCCGTGGAACAAACCGACAACGCCACCCGCCGCAAGGCGGAAGCCTGGCGGCCCTGACCTCGAGCGTTCCCCCGCAGGCGAGGCGCATACCCGCCCTGCGGCCGCGCCGGAACATCGCCTGCGGCGCAAACAGCACTGCGCTCCCGCCGCAGTCCGTTCAACCTCAACGGAGCGGACACTCTCCGCCCCATCGGGAAACCATGCAGTCACTACTCCATTATCTTTCCTACTGGGATGCCGCCCTCGCCGTGG includes the following:
- the rpsB gene encoding 30S ribosomal protein S2, which produces MAYVSMKQMLETGVHFGHQTRRWNPKMRPFIFGARNGIHIIDLQQTVKLFRTAHDKIVETVANGGKVLFIGTKRQAQEAVAAEASRAGQPYVTNRWMGGTLTNFVTIQKSIERLKKLEAMFADGSVNRYQKKEILSFQRELDKLNLTLGGIKDMDSLPQLVFIIDPHREEIAVKECRKLGIPIVAVTDTNCDPDVIDYIIPGNDDAIRAIKLFVNAMAEACLEGAAQSKEVADPEAAMQKAAETAEAAE
- a CDS encoding metal-dependent hydrolase translates to MSQLHITWYGHSNVMLSENGVSVLFDPFFEGNRFAPDWREIPRPDIVALTHDHGDHMGQTVEIVRTTGAMLYCIADLVGYFRERGVPEGQIINYGMGGNVDGTLEFKGTRLTMTQAFHSAAMGSPVGYVVEMPGGHTVYHAGDTGLFGDMTLIADRFNLDLALLPIGGVFTMDGKLAAKAAGLLGAPVAMPMHYRTFPVLAQNADLFVESLKEFAPTCRPLVIEPNEMVVLD
- the lptF gene encoding LPS export ABC transporter permease LptF; this translates as MNLLQRRLFLEHAKTFFLSMAVLLLFILMGRALQLRDMLLGLELSIWDTLRLFGYLSPFFLLIICPIACMLAVFLTFLRMSTDRELVALKAGGVSLYQMLPAPLLFSVLCALLGFWISVYWQAWGMGHFRSEVLDIASSSARVVVQPGVFNKDVPNMVMFARKVDPVTGTMAGVMVEDRRAADTTMTILAPDGSLDADYENGELIFLLKNGRSYTEKDNALSVMGFQEYAVRLSFDSLFQGVDMGPVKPKEYTWARLYDTQNERELQKTDPRMARKIVVERHKRHVFPIACVVLCIFVIPIATSFQGLKQQTGVLMALLLFLVYYSLLMLGISLGESGDLDPAIGLWVPNAVFLLMGLYGLRLAAQERMPRITEYWNSRKSRKKKKEAEQ
- the uppS gene encoding polyprenyl diphosphate synthase; its protein translation is MEDQLPQHIAVIMDGNGRWAKERGLPRSQGHLAGVDAVRTLVRECRNRGIGYVTVYAFSKENWRRPEKEVSFLFELFLRFIREEMPELMAQDIRLDFIGDKRDLPFAVRQALDYALRKTASNRGMVFTLAISYSGREEILQAARRAIADGLRPEELDEATFRSYLYAPNTPDPDLVIRTSGEERLSNFLLFQSAYAEFYFSPVLWPDFGPEELNKALGSYAGRTRRFGRTSEQLHSATEGKCYE
- the pyrH gene encoding UMP kinase, whose amino-acid sequence is MSELKYRRVLLKLSGEALAGEKGSGIDPDTVHSICKEIADVAKLGVQLALVIGGGNIFRGLSTSAKGMDRSNADYIGMLATVMNAVAVQDALEKMDCPTRVLSAIDIRELCEPYIHRRAIRHMEKGRIIICAAGTGNPYFTTDTAAALRGTELKCDAIIKATKVDGVYDKDPMKYSDAVRFDQLSYDETLRRHLKVMDATAITLAQENSVPVIVCSMFGGHIKRVVCGEAAGTIVKGE
- a CDS encoding glycosyltransferase family 2 protein, encoding MEAPVRLTALIITLNGERLLGKCLESLSFCDRVLIVDSFSSDKTEDIARSHGAIFIQNKWPGNAKQIRYGIDWLAANAPTEWVLMLDCDEIISPELKKSILAALENPGDKSAFSMPRRTWYFDRFLKHGGCYPDRLFRLFRPDAIRIENSGAHQKFVPAGPWGDLDGDMLHYTYCSFQNQLDKLNDYAERGARDLEAQGRKGGVLVGLGHGLWRFVDMYLRKLGVLDGRAGFLMAAHTAFYTFLKYVRIHEGGWGAPYDHGLPKADDSRHPDSTRG
- the tsf gene encoding translation elongation factor Ts, giving the protein MAITAAMVKELRDKTGAGMMDCKKALTECEADVEKALDWLRQKGLSKAAKRADRATSEGVIASATSADGKVSAIVEVMTETDFVARGEKFQDFAKHVAQEVAANNPENLDAFQDSMNELAASTGEKTVLGRFVRMSIEGEGVIGTYVHSNGKLAVLVEVDTDKPADAAVADFAKNVAMQIAASNPLALDADSLDPALLEREREVYRQKALAEGKPEKIIDKIAEGAVKKYCKEVCLLDQPYIRDDKMSVQDLLKATAKAAGCSISISKFVRIQLGA
- the frr gene encoding ribosome recycling factor → MDIETLQLDAEERMEKALVALDRDFGKLRTGRATTSLVDNIKVDYYGTLTPIQQLASVAVPDSRTVTIQPWDRNAFSPVEKAILKSDLGLTPMNDGRIIRITVPPLTEERRRELTKVSKKYTEDAKVALRNIRRDVNDALKKLEKDKEISADELKKAMDDVQKLTDAFVKKADAKAQAKEKEIMEI
- a CDS encoding LptF/LptG family permease, with amino-acid sequence MSLLFRYIFLRHARLLLLIMGLGVGIYLLTDIVERVDIFIEAGSGIGLVLQYFGVRLPSIIAQILPAVFLLATVVTLCLMGGSRELTALHAGGISFATVAVILVMCGVFWGVVQFCCSQLLAVQGERYSQQIWQEEVRKKNLDDRTLDDVWFMESGWTVSVKTLRADGEGSGFSAFHVRDGGSDVDVIVRAPRVKGSENGWVAADAVRLYPDTYQRESLPRLELPLHQDPELFFSTESNNLQQLPLWQLGDAINQLGAAGSNVDGLRTVWHGKIAYAVSLVVMAVLGAAIVSRFPNIYIAVAISMAGTFIMYALTMFGESLGQRGALPPFMAAWGPDTVLLLIAVGRLYLVSVRR